A window of the Deltaproteobacteria bacterium HGW-Deltaproteobacteria-18 genome harbors these coding sequences:
- a CDS encoding bifunctional cobalt-precorrin-7 (C(5))-methyltransferase/cobalt-precorrin-6B (C(15))-methyltransferase, whose product MIHVIGMGLAREHRSPRIMELILKADLVASGRRLLDELEIPEERRLPLTGMDAFAADIRARAEGASVCVLADGDPLLYGLGASLLRYFAPGELTFHPNVSALQTACARFGLPWHDCRALSLHGRSDRTPLFAALTHDNLVALYTDHRHSPDAIAGLLLERGVTGWRMNVAEALGGPEERLSTLALTEAAQCTWHALNMVVLERTTPAALPLKLGFDEEALAHTGGLMTKQHVRALALSLLRLPEDAVMWDLGAGSGAVSLEAARLLGKGHVVAVERQEERVRHIRENVERTGAWLVEVVHASLEDFLENGSYRSYRSCGTHGTYKEANKAQNEHPACLGHTSHTPHSSLPTHIFLGGGASAQVLAQCAALLSSGGRMVVAAVLLSTLETARAVFHELGWPLKVHQLMHHGGSPLAGDLRLVPSNPVFLLETRKPSSDT is encoded by the coding sequence ATGATCCACGTCATCGGCATGGGCCTGGCCAGGGAGCACCGCAGCCCCCGGATCATGGAGCTTATCCTCAAAGCGGACCTTGTGGCTTCCGGGCGTCGCCTGCTGGACGAACTTGAGATCCCCGAGGAGCGCCGCCTGCCCCTGACCGGCATGGACGCGTTCGCGGCCGACATCCGCGCACGGGCCGAAGGCGCAAGCGTCTGCGTGCTGGCCGACGGCGACCCCCTGCTCTACGGGCTGGGCGCGAGCCTGCTTCGCTACTTCGCCCCCGGCGAGCTGACATTTCATCCCAATGTCTCGGCCCTGCAAACCGCCTGCGCCCGCTTCGGCCTGCCCTGGCACGACTGCCGGGCGTTGTCCCTGCACGGCCGCAGCGACCGGACTCCACTCTTTGCGGCCCTGACGCACGACAATCTGGTGGCGCTCTACACGGACCACAGGCACAGTCCAGACGCCATCGCCGGACTTCTGCTCGAACGCGGCGTCACGGGCTGGCGCATGAACGTTGCCGAGGCCCTCGGCGGACCGGAAGAAAGACTGTCCACCCTCGCCCTGACCGAGGCTGCGCAATGCACCTGGCACGCCCTGAACATGGTTGTTCTGGAACGCACCACCCCTGCGGCCCTGCCCCTGAAGCTGGGGTTTGACGAAGAGGCCCTGGCCCACACAGGCGGCCTGATGACCAAACAGCACGTGCGCGCCCTGGCCCTGTCCCTGCTGCGCCTGCCTGAAGACGCCGTCATGTGGGATCTTGGTGCAGGTAGCGGAGCCGTCAGTCTGGAAGCCGCAAGACTTCTGGGCAAAGGGCACGTGGTGGCGGTGGAGCGCCAAGAGGAGCGAGTGCGGCACATCAGGGAAAATGTGGAACGCACAGGGGCATGGCTGGTGGAAGTGGTGCACGCTTCGCTGGAAGATTTTTTGGAGAATGGATCTTATAGGTCCTATAGGTCCTGTGGGACCCATGGGACCTATAAAGAGGCAAACAAAGCGCAGAATGAACACCCTGCTTGCCTTGGGCATACGTCCCATACACCCCATTCTTCCTTGCCCACCCACATCTTCCTCGGCGGCGGGGCGTCAGCGCAGGTTCTTGCCCAGTGCGCCGCCCTGCTTTCTTCCGGCGGGCGCATGGTGGTGGCCGCCGTGCTGCTCTCCACCCTGGAGACCGCCCGCGCCGTCTTCCATGAACTGGGCTGGCCTCTGAAGGTACACCAGCTCATGCACCACGGCGGGTCTCCTTTGGCCGGCGACCTGCGGCTGGTTCCATCCAATCCCGTATTTCTTCTGGAAACCCGAAAACCTTCAAGCGACACATGA
- the cobM gene encoding precorrin-4 C(11)-methyltransferase, with the protein MNISPQVYFIGAGPGDPDLITVRGRDLVGRADLVLYAGSLVPAEVVGCARAGAVVADSAGMSLEQTHALMLETARRGGVVARVHTGDPSLFGSVREQIALLDRDGVAWTIIPGVTAAFAAAARAGVSFTVPETTQSLIITRLHGRTPVPQSERLSELARHGSSVAVYLSADKAGELASQLREAGSPENTVIVIGHKVGHPREKIIRTTLAELEQSVQAGDITRQAVFLVLPGETAPQIQSKLYDASFGHGFREARHPRTWTRMAVYAMTSQGLGLARRIADMAPADLFATSRLVTDRPAHDQVQGFGRIADQVRVNFSLYHAHVFVAATGIVVRSIAPLLQSKTKDPAVVVCDQNGEHVVSLLSGHLGGANDLARRIAAHIAGRPVITTATDTAGKPAIDTLAQHRDCAIADPSRLAALNSVLAEGGRITVHDPENRLGLSGNEDLKDSFELIDQGQAQVLVSWKKNTTAGLLLHPRCLCAGIGCRRGVSRDEILQALKQVMDRHELAFDSLAALASAELKADEAGMLDAAQELGVPLEFFEASTLNATDVPNPSERVREKIGVGSVCEAAGIQAALKSSPKARLIVPKTICGNVTVAICLAG; encoded by the coding sequence ATGAATATTTCTCCCCAGGTTTATTTTATCGGCGCTGGTCCCGGAGATCCTGACCTGATCACGGTGCGCGGCCGGGACCTTGTCGGACGGGCGGATCTGGTGCTCTATGCCGGGTCCCTGGTGCCTGCCGAGGTCGTGGGTTGCGCCCGGGCAGGAGCCGTGGTCGCGGATTCGGCAGGCATGAGCCTCGAACAGACCCACGCCCTGATGCTTGAAACGGCGCGCAGAGGCGGAGTCGTGGCGCGGGTACACACCGGCGATCCATCCCTGTTCGGCTCGGTGCGCGAGCAGATTGCGCTGCTGGACCGTGACGGCGTGGCCTGGACCATCATTCCCGGCGTGACCGCCGCCTTTGCCGCCGCAGCCCGGGCCGGGGTGTCGTTCACCGTGCCCGAGACCACCCAGAGCCTCATCATCACCAGGCTACACGGCCGCACCCCGGTACCGCAGTCCGAGCGACTGAGCGAACTGGCACGGCACGGATCGTCCGTGGCCGTGTACCTCTCCGCGGACAAGGCCGGGGAACTGGCCAGTCAATTGCGCGAGGCCGGATCGCCTGAAAACACGGTCATCGTCATCGGTCACAAGGTTGGCCATCCCCGTGAAAAAATCATCCGTACCACCCTGGCGGAACTCGAACAGAGCGTGCAGGCAGGCGACATCACCCGTCAGGCCGTCTTTCTGGTCCTGCCCGGGGAGACCGCGCCGCAGATCCAGTCCAAACTGTACGACGCCTCGTTCGGACACGGATTTCGGGAGGCCCGGCACCCCCGGACCTGGACGCGCATGGCCGTCTACGCCATGACCAGCCAGGGCCTCGGTCTGGCCCGACGCATCGCCGACATGGCCCCGGCCGATCTTTTCGCCACCAGCCGTCTGGTCACCGACCGTCCCGCCCATGACCAAGTCCAGGGCTTTGGACGCATCGCCGATCAGGTCCGCGTCAATTTCTCCCTCTACCACGCCCATGTCTTCGTGGCCGCCACGGGCATCGTGGTGCGGAGCATCGCGCCCCTGCTGCAGTCCAAGACAAAAGACCCGGCCGTGGTCGTCTGCGACCAGAACGGCGAACACGTGGTCAGCCTCCTGTCCGGCCATCTCGGCGGGGCCAACGACCTGGCCCGGCGCATCGCCGCCCACATCGCGGGCCGCCCCGTCATCACCACGGCCACGGACACGGCCGGCAAACCCGCCATCGACACCCTGGCCCAGCACCGCGACTGCGCCATCGCCGACCCGTCCCGCCTGGCGGCGCTGAACAGCGTCCTGGCCGAAGGCGGGCGCATCACGGTGCATGACCCGGAAAATCGTCTGGGCCTGTCCGGAAACGAGGACTTGAAGGATTCTTTTGAACTGATTGACCAAGGGCAGGCGCAGGTGCTGGTCAGCTGGAAAAAAAACACGACAGCGGGCCTTCTCCTTCATCCGCGTTGCCTTTGCGCCGGTATCGGCTGTCGTCGGGGAGTGTCCCGCGACGAAATCCTGCAGGCCCTGAAGCAGGTCATGGATCGGCACGAGCTGGCTTTCGACAGTCTGGCCGCGCTGGCCAGTGCAGAACTCAAAGCGGACGAAGCGGGGATGCTGGACGCGGCTCAGGAACTGGGAGTGCCCCTTGAATTCTTTGAAGCGTCAACATTGAATGCAACAGACGTCCCCAACCCCTCGGAGCGGGTGCGGGAAAAAATAGGAGTTGGGAGCGTATGCGAAGCAGCAGGCATCCAGGCCGCCCTGAAATCAAGCCCAAAGGCGCGGCTGATAGTGCCCAAGACGATATGCGGGAACGTGACGGTGGCCATATGCCTGGCCGGTTGA
- the cobJ gene encoding precorrin-3B C(17)-methyltransferase, whose product MPGRLTVIGLGPGSSSLLAPMALSCLAKAGAVVGYDRYMALVDPDLLKGKTLFSSPMKKEMERTAKAVEFALAGLDTVVVSSGDSGIYGMAGLVLEFLEREELLDTVELEVVPGIPALCAAAALLGAPLMHDFASISLSDLLTPLPTIMKRIRCAVEGDFVIALYNPKSRKRDSYLGQALAIAAEHRGASTPVGFVRNAYRPDQDVRVATLGTCDPEWADMLTTVVIGNSSSRLAGKKILTPRGYFEKYG is encoded by the coding sequence ATGCCTGGCCGGTTGACCGTGATCGGCCTGGGCCCCGGCAGCTCGTCGCTGCTCGCCCCCATGGCCCTGTCCTGTCTGGCAAAGGCCGGAGCCGTTGTCGGCTATGACCGATACATGGCCCTGGTTGATCCCGATCTGCTCAAGGGAAAGACTCTTTTTTCAAGCCCCATGAAAAAAGAAATGGAACGCACGGCCAAGGCCGTGGAATTCGCCCTGGCAGGACTCGACACGGTCGTGGTCTCCTCCGGGGACAGCGGCATCTACGGCATGGCCGGACTCGTTCTTGAATTTCTGGAACGCGAGGAGCTCCTTGATACCGTCGAACTGGAGGTCGTGCCGGGCATCCCGGCCCTGTGCGCAGCGGCGGCCCTGCTCGGCGCCCCGCTCATGCACGACTTCGCCTCCATCTCCCTGTCTGACCTTTTGACCCCGCTTCCGACCATCATGAAGCGAATCCGCTGTGCGGTCGAAGGTGATTTCGTCATCGCCCTCTACAACCCCAAATCCCGCAAGCGCGATTCCTATCTCGGCCAAGCCCTGGCCATCGCGGCCGAGCATCGCGGCGCAAGCACTCCCGTGGGCTTCGTGCGCAACGCCTACCGCCCGGATCAGGATGTGCGCGTGGCGACCCTTGGCACCTGCGACCCAGAGTGGGCCGACATGCTGACCACGGTTGTCATCGGCAACAGCTCGAGCCGCCTGGCAGGAAAGAAGATCCTCACCCCCCGCGGCTACTTCGAAAAATACGGATAG
- a CDS encoding glycosyl transferase — MDSSEFRAISHLHGPSFHERGHQARILLLVGMAQHLGPVWGTLDPFVEGGPILGRKVANAGFLRALLETDPFAAYHFFLADRQSGEALKAYVQSLCPQVLGKVRILPRTALPEHLARTTYHAFHLSDCLTSQGFLAAARNSLAGNIFPITGVTHSLSYARFGQSFAQHVWAGTTARDCIVATSSAGAEVVREELAALSEVLRAPVPQVAVVPLGVWCSEFYAPGPGGVSAVPESKTVFLVPGRISPYSKMDLLPLLRAFQRLRQSGVQLDDVCLVLAGSPDEGASLPQTLTNLAANIGLELVVVRCPDDATRTALLHRADVVVSLADNPQETFGLTILEAAAAAKPVIASDYDGYRDLVRHGRTGFLVSTLDSGEVDDISLLAPLLYDSTYHLWLAQDVAVDVGELAGHLRDLLVKSLREDLGRAAREHAQGFDWSRIIGRYLELWDRLAAEPATRPDGEGHPLLMRHGRIFAGYPSRRLAEGDVLEITELGRAVYRGQDFPVIYAGIEGRIDLELMRKVLVWARRPLSWKVLREKADAANHLASTVVWMLKGDLLRVSAKSESSRP, encoded by the coding sequence ATGGACAGCAGCGAGTTTCGAGCCATTTCGCATCTGCATGGACCATCTTTTCATGAGCGCGGGCATCAGGCCCGGATATTGCTTTTGGTGGGCATGGCACAGCACTTAGGCCCTGTCTGGGGCACTCTTGATCCATTCGTCGAAGGCGGCCCCATCCTCGGTCGCAAGGTTGCCAATGCCGGTTTCCTGCGGGCCCTGCTTGAAACCGATCCTTTCGCGGCCTATCATTTCTTTCTGGCGGACAGGCAAAGCGGCGAGGCACTCAAAGCCTACGTGCAGTCCCTTTGCCCGCAGGTGCTCGGCAAGGTCCGCATCCTGCCGCGAACCGCTCTGCCCGAGCATCTGGCCAGGACCACGTATCATGCGTTCCACCTCTCCGACTGCCTGACCTCCCAGGGCTTTCTGGCTGCGGCCAGGAACAGTCTCGCAGGCAACATTTTCCCCATCACCGGCGTGACCCACTCCCTGTCCTATGCGCGCTTCGGCCAGTCCTTCGCCCAGCATGTCTGGGCCGGAACCACGGCGAGGGACTGCATAGTCGCTACCTCCAGCGCCGGGGCAGAGGTCGTGCGGGAGGAACTGGCGGCGCTTTCCGAGGTGCTCCGTGCTCCGGTTCCGCAGGTGGCGGTTGTGCCCCTTGGTGTGTGGTGCTCCGAATTTTACGCTCCCGGGCCGGGGGGCGTATCCGCCGTGCCGGAGTCGAAGACCGTATTTCTGGTGCCTGGACGGATCAGTCCGTACTCCAAGATGGATCTTTTGCCTCTGCTGCGCGCGTTCCAGCGTCTGCGGCAAAGCGGGGTGCAGCTTGACGATGTCTGTCTGGTCCTGGCCGGGAGCCCCGACGAAGGCGCGTCCCTGCCGCAGACCCTGACCAATCTGGCGGCCAATATAGGGCTTGAGCTCGTTGTGGTGCGCTGTCCCGATGATGCGACGAGGACGGCACTGCTGCATCGCGCCGATGTGGTCGTGTCCCTGGCAGACAACCCGCAGGAAACTTTCGGGCTGACGATCCTGGAAGCCGCGGCGGCCGCAAAGCCCGTCATCGCTTCGGACTATGATGGCTACCGCGATCTGGTCCGTCACGGTCGAACGGGATTTCTGGTTTCCACTCTGGACAGCGGCGAAGTGGATGACATCTCGCTTCTGGCGCCGCTTCTTTACGATAGCACCTACCACTTGTGGCTGGCCCAGGACGTGGCCGTGGACGTTGGGGAACTGGCCGGGCATCTGCGTGACTTGCTTGTCAAAAGCTTGCGTGAGGACTTGGGCCGGGCGGCCCGCGAGCACGCGCAGGGCTTTGACTGGTCCAGGATCATCGGGCGCTATCTGGAATTGTGGGATCGTCTGGCGGCAGAACCCGCGACCAGACCGGACGGGGAAGGCCATCCGCTGCTCATGCGCCACGGACGGATTTTTGCCGGGTATCCGTCACGCCGGCTGGCGGAAGGGGATGTGCTGGAGATCACGGAGCTTGGCCGGGCCGTGTACAGGGGGCAGGATTTTCCCGTGATCTATGCGGGCATCGAAGGCAGGATTGATCTTGAACTGATGCGCAAGGTGCTGGTCTGGGCCAGACGCCCGTTGTCATGGAAGGTTCTGCGCGAGAAGGCCGATGCCGCGAACCATCTGGCTTCCACTGTGGTGTGGATGCTCAAAGGGGATCTGCTGCGTGTCTCGGCGAAGTCCGAAAGCTCACGGCCGTAA
- a CDS encoding GGDEF domain-containing protein, whose product MDQECPRQGLSAVPCPPKAISGPDARAHEKMVHADAKWLETRCCPLLAAFCQAWQQTCLVTEDRQFFVALEDFMDTPTRPCLGLALSPALASQLEGHLPRTRILENRLLGSAQDFMRERIQGGLVFVAVSTWKDLTAQDREQLTAHKSWQFLLIADQHDPEALEYMSSGTFLTIMTCPLDGAKIARALEQAEEVSSMYQDIFLMAREISLERELLARKNEQLAFLNQLLTKASQTLDPSIILSNCAEDLALLLDVRTVLGIFWSENEGQTEAELFLTENLSNTSQAEWINHLLSLATRLGKHEVRGYQVSVLQHKDDDQESQPELEQLITLPLSLGPEPFGALVICSREASALGQDRLRILGSAANHLALAMRNSLEFRKTKARADHDGLTRISNRHHFDTRLREEMKRHQRHQDELSLMMIDLDYFKSVNDTYGHQAGDMVLREVGKILTNTLRESDFPARYGGEEFVVLLPQTREEQAWILAERLRAQIGQTVFRFQKKRFRVTVSIGIAGLKPGALTPPESLVHNADLALYLAKTNGRNMVCCSAIEECQPDRLDQNG is encoded by the coding sequence ATGGATCAAGAGTGCCCCAGACAGGGCCTAAGTGCTGTGCCATGCCCACCAAAAGCAATATCCGGGCCTGATGCCCGCGCTCATGAAAAGATGGTCCATGCAGATGCGAAATGGCTCGAAACTCGCTGCTGTCCATTGCTCGCAGCCTTTTGCCAAGCTTGGCAGCAAACTTGCTTAGTTACGGAAGATCGTCAATTTTTCGTTGCCCTGGAGGATTTCATGGATACCCCGACCCGCCCTTGCCTGGGCCTGGCATTAAGCCCCGCGCTTGCCTCCCAGCTGGAAGGACACCTGCCCCGGACACGCATCCTCGAGAACCGCCTGCTCGGTTCAGCGCAGGATTTCATGCGCGAGAGAATCCAGGGCGGGCTTGTCTTCGTGGCCGTTTCCACCTGGAAAGACCTGACTGCGCAGGACAGGGAACAGCTTACCGCACACAAATCCTGGCAGTTTCTGCTCATCGCCGACCAGCATGATCCGGAAGCTCTGGAGTACATGTCCTCAGGCACATTTCTGACGATCATGACCTGTCCCCTCGATGGGGCAAAAATTGCCCGTGCACTGGAGCAGGCGGAAGAAGTGTCCAGCATGTATCAGGACATATTCCTCATGGCGCGCGAGATCAGCCTCGAACGGGAACTCCTGGCCCGCAAGAACGAGCAGCTGGCCTTCCTCAACCAACTGCTGACCAAAGCCAGTCAGACCCTCGATCCGTCGATCATCCTTTCCAACTGCGCCGAAGATCTGGCGCTGCTTCTCGATGTACGGACCGTCCTTGGCATCTTTTGGAGTGAAAACGAAGGCCAGACCGAGGCGGAACTCTTTCTGACGGAGAACCTGTCGAACACGAGCCAGGCGGAATGGATCAACCATCTTCTGAGCCTGGCCACCCGCCTCGGCAAACACGAGGTGCGCGGATACCAGGTCTCAGTCCTGCAGCACAAGGACGACGATCAGGAGAGTCAACCGGAGCTCGAACAGCTCATCACCCTGCCCCTTTCCCTTGGGCCGGAACCCTTTGGAGCCCTGGTCATCTGTTCGCGTGAGGCTTCGGCCCTCGGGCAGGATCGCCTGCGCATCCTCGGTTCGGCCGCCAACCATCTGGCCCTGGCCATGCGCAACAGCCTCGAATTCCGCAAGACCAAGGCCCGTGCCGACCATGACGGCCTGACGCGCATCTCCAATCGTCATCATTTTGACACCCGTCTGCGCGAGGAAATGAAACGCCACCAGCGCCATCAGGACGAACTCAGCCTGATGATGATCGACCTGGACTATTTCAAGTCCGTCAACGACACCTACGGGCATCAGGCCGGGGACATGGTGTTGCGTGAAGTGGGCAAGATCCTGACCAACACCCTGCGCGAATCCGATTTCCCCGCCCGCTACGGCGGTGAGGAATTTGTTGTCCTCCTGCCGCAGACCAGAGAAGAGCAGGCTTGGATTCTGGCTGAGAGGCTCCGCGCCCAAATCGGCCAGACCGTCTTCCGCTTCCAGAAAAAACGCTTCCGGGTCACGGTGTCCATCGGCATCGCGGGCCTCAAGCCCGGCGCCCTGACCCCGCCGGAGAGCCTGGTCCACAACGCTGATCTGGCCCTGTATCTGGCCAAAACCAACGGGCGCAACATGGTCTGCTGCTCGGCCATCGAAGAATGTCAGCCAGACAGGCTGGACCAGAACGGCTAG
- a CDS encoding C4-dicarboxylate ABC transporter permease: protein MVWFIVCTFLGLLLLSTPIAIVVLATTAGAVSLFLNVPLTALVQQLFRGLDNFLLLSIPFFILAGNIMAEGRIAHYLVQSMDACVGRFRGGLALAGILTCMFFAAISGSSPATVIAVGSIMIPALIRSGYNEKFSIGLITSAGTLGILIPPSIPMVLYSLVGNTSVSDMFMAGVVPGVIRVIIFGAFAVYMARRFNWGATSSHTLGETLRILGRASWGLAMPLIVLGGIYSGVFTPTEAAGVSVVYALLVETFIYRSLSWEKLRVILVKSAVLSSALLFIIACAMPFIWLLTREQLPVQAAEFIGAHISNKYVFLFLVNILLLAVGCVMDIVTSILVLTPIFLPMLAHFDIDPVAWGIMMIVNVEIGFLTFPFGLNLFVAMGITKKPLTFIARAVMPFLLLLFVCLLMVTYIPIISTWLPSALK, encoded by the coding sequence ATGGTCTGGTTCATCGTCTGCACTTTCCTGGGCCTGCTGCTGCTTTCGACACCCATCGCCATTGTCGTTCTTGCGACCACGGCCGGGGCCGTCAGCCTGTTTCTGAACGTCCCGCTGACCGCTTTGGTGCAACAGCTGTTTCGCGGACTGGACAATTTTCTGCTGCTGTCCATCCCTTTTTTCATTCTGGCCGGGAACATCATGGCCGAGGGACGCATCGCCCATTATCTGGTTCAGTCCATGGATGCCTGCGTAGGGCGTTTCCGAGGCGGTCTGGCCCTGGCCGGGATTCTGACCTGCATGTTTTTCGCGGCCATCTCGGGATCAAGCCCTGCCACGGTCATCGCCGTGGGCAGCATCATGATCCCGGCCCTGATCCGTTCGGGATACAACGAGAAATTCAGCATCGGCCTCATCACCAGCGCCGGGACGCTTGGCATTCTCATTCCTCCGTCCATTCCCATGGTCCTCTATTCCCTTGTGGGCAACACCTCGGTCAGCGACATGTTCATGGCCGGCGTTGTCCCGGGCGTGATTCGGGTGATCATCTTCGGCGCCTTTGCCGTGTACATGGCCAGACGTTTCAACTGGGGCGCGACATCGTCCCACACCCTGGGAGAAACCCTGCGCATCCTCGGACGGGCGTCCTGGGGACTGGCCATGCCCCTCATCGTGCTCGGCGGCATCTATTCGGGCGTTTTCACGCCTACGGAGGCGGCGGGAGTGTCCGTGGTCTACGCCCTGCTGGTCGAAACTTTCATTTACAGGTCTCTCTCCTGGGAAAAGCTGCGGGTCATCCTGGTCAAGAGCGCCGTGCTGTCCTCGGCCCTGCTCTTCATCATCGCCTGTGCCATGCCCTTCATCTGGCTGCTGACGCGCGAACAGCTACCGGTGCAGGCCGCCGAATTCATCGGGGCACACATCAGCAACAAGTATGTTTTTCTGTTTCTGGTCAACATTCTGCTGCTTGCAGTCGGCTGTGTCATGGACATCGTGACCTCCATCCTGGTGCTTACGCCCATCTTTCTGCCCATGCTGGCTCATTTTGACATCGACCCCGTGGCCTGGGGTATCATGATGATCGTCAACGTGGAGATCGGATTCCTGACCTTTCCCTTCGGCCTGAACCTGTTCGTGGCCATGGGCATCACCAAAAAACCCCTGACCTTCATTGCCAGGGCGGTCATGCCTTTCCTGCTGCTGCTCTTTGTCTGCCTGCTCATGGTCACCTATATCCCGATCATCTCCACCTGGCTGCCCTCCGCGTTGAAATAG